From Jiangella mangrovi:
GATCGCCGCCGGCGTCGCGGCTGACGAGGTCGGGCCGGCCGTCGCCGGTGACGTCGCCGGCGGCCAGCACGTCCGCGTCCGACCAGTCGCCGCCGACCTGCATCGGGGCCGCGCCGTCGGTCGGGTAGACCCAGAGCGTGCCGTCCTGCTCGTGGTCGACGAGGTCGGGGCGGCCGTCGCCGTCGACGTCGGCCAGCTTCAGCGTCACCGCCGTCGACCAGCCGCTGCCGGCCCAGCGCCGCCCCGCGGCCCACGGGTTCGAGCCGCCGCCGGTCGAGCCGTTGTGCGGGTAGATCCAGAGCTCGCCGCGGCGGTCGCGGGCCAGCAGATCCGGCTTGCCGTCGCCGGTGAGGTCGCCCAGCGCCAGCTCGGTGACGGTGTTCCAGCCGGTGCCGGCGAAGAACCGCGGCGCCGTCCACGGGTCCGACGCCGTCGCGCCGGTGTTCGGGTAGACCCAGAGCGTGCCGTTGGTCGCGGCTCGGTCGCGCGCCACCAGGTCCGGCCGGCCGTCGCCGGTGACGTCGCCGAGCAGGAGCGCGTTCTCGAACGCCCACCGCGACCCGGCCGCGAACCGCTCCGGCCAGGGGCCGTCGGCGCCGCCGCTCGCCGCCGTCGGGTACACCCACAGGTCGCCGGCGTGCGCGCGCCCCAGCAGGTCGGACCGTCCGTCGCCGGTGACGTCGGCGGCCAGCAGCGCGTCGGACGCATCCCAGCCGGTGCCGGCGGCGTACCGGGGGACGGTGTACGGGTTGGTCCCGCCGGGCGCGCCGCTGTGCGGGTACACCCAGAGCGCCCCGGACTCGTCGCGGATCACGACGTCGGGCCGCCCGTCGCCGGTCGCGTCGGCGGTGATGAGGATCGTCGCCAGGTTCCAGCCGGTGCCGGCGCCGTAGCGCGACGTGTACGGGTTGGCGGTGGTGGTCCCGTTGTGCGGGTAGATCCAGAGCGCGCCGGACCCGTCGCGCACGACGATGTCGCCGTTGCCGTCGCCGGTGACGTCGGCCGGGGTCATGACGGTGGCGAGGTTCCAGCCGGTGCCGGCCCAGTACCGCGGCCGGGTCCACGGGTTGCCCGAGGTCGCGCCGCTGTGCGGGTGGATCCAGAGCGTCCCGGCGGCCGCGCCGGGCTCGCGGGTCATCAGGTCCGGCCGGGCGTCGCCGGTGACGTCGGAGAGCAGGATCTGGTCGTAGGTGTTCCAGTTCGTCCCGGCGGACACCCGGGACGGCCACGGGTCGTCCTCGGACCCGGAGTTCGGGTAGATCCACAGCGTGCCGTTGCCGGCCTCGGGGTCGCGGGCGACGACGTCGGGCAGACCGTCGCCGGTGACGTCGGCGACCTGCAGCACGTCGGCGAAATCCCAGTCGCCGTCGGCCACGGTGAACGACGGCCAGGGGTTGGCGCCGGCGGGGCTGCCGTCGTGGGCGTAGACGCGCAGGGCGCCGGAGTCCGGGCCGGGATCGCGGACGACGGCGTCGGCCAGGCCGTCGCCGGTGACGTCGCCCGGCACCGGGACGGCGAGCGACCGGGCTCGCAACGACGACGGGGCGGGCGCCGACCAGGCGGCATCGAGGACGACGGTCCGGTGCGGCTTGGGACGGGGAGCGGCGGACGACGGCACGGCGGCGGCGCCGACACCGGCGACCAGCACCGCGGCGAGCACGAGCGGAAGGGAGCGTCTCATGAGGCGATCTCCTTAGCGGCCGGGCTTGAGGACGATGACGTCATCGGC
This genomic window contains:
- a CDS encoding FG-GAP repeat domain-containing protein, with the protein product MRRSLPLVLAAVLVAGVGAAAVPSSAAPRPKPHRTVVLDAAWSAPAPSSLRARSLAVPVPGDVTGDGLADAVVRDPGPDSGALRVYAHDGSPAGANPWPSFTVADGDWDFADVLQVADVTGDGLPDVVARDPEAGNGTLWIYPNSGSEDDPWPSRVSAGTNWNTYDQILLSDVTGDARPDLMTREPGAAAGTLWIHPHSGATSGNPWTRPRYWAGTGWNLATVMTPADVTGDGNGDIVVRDGSGALWIYPHNGTTTANPYTSRYGAGTGWNLATILITADATGDGRPDVVIRDESGALWVYPHSGAPGGTNPYTVPRYAAGTGWDASDALLAADVTGDGRSDLLGRAHAGDLWVYPTAASGGADGPWPERFAAGSRWAFENALLLGDVTGDGRPDLVARDRAATNGTLWVYPNTGATASDPWTAPRFFAGTGWNTVTELALGDLTGDGKPDLLARDRRGELWIYPHNGSTGGGSNPWAAGRRWAGSGWSTAVTLKLADVDGDGRPDLVDHEQDGTLWVYPTDGAAPMQVGGDWSDADVLAAGDVTGDGRPDLVSRDAGGDLWLHPHDGSSDGSDPWTAREPAGSGWSFASAFLL